One stretch of Siphonobacter curvatus DNA includes these proteins:
- a CDS encoding MFS transporter, whose amino-acid sequence MQKFLVNTVHLSKSESTLISFLSLLIFALLQPLFGLLSDYIGRRPLLLGFGILGTLGTVPLLTALSHASGQWQAFILLLVALLIVSGYTSINAVVKAELFPAEIRALGVGLPYALAVALFGGTAEYIALLFKNLGHESYFYWYVTGAIFTSLLVYVFMKDTKYTSKLNAETDG is encoded by the coding sequence ATGCAAAAGTTTCTGGTGAATACGGTACACTTGAGCAAAAGTGAATCGACGCTCATTTCTTTTCTCTCTTTATTGATTTTTGCATTGCTTCAACCACTCTTTGGCCTGTTGTCTGATTACATAGGTCGTCGTCCACTTCTGCTGGGTTTTGGTATACTGGGTACGCTCGGCACGGTACCCCTGCTTACGGCTCTGAGTCACGCATCGGGGCAATGGCAAGCCTTTATACTCTTATTAGTAGCTTTGCTCATTGTGAGTGGCTATACGAGCATCAACGCAGTCGTTAAAGCGGAGCTGTTTCCCGCGGAAATCCGGGCTCTGGGGGTGGGCCTGCCTTACGCATTGGCGGTTGCCCTTTTCGGCGGAACGGCTGAATACATAGCCTTGCTCTTCAAAAACCTGGGACACGAATCGTACTTCTACTGGTATGTTACCGGAGCCATTTTTACTTCCTTACTGGTGTATGTATTCATGAAAGATACCAAATACACGTCTAAATTGAACGCCGAAACGGATGGCTAG
- a CDS encoding MFS transporter, whose amino-acid sequence MTSISKRRLKAIFGGSVGNLVEWYDWYTYSAFALYFSSAFFPLGDPTAQLLNTAGIFAIGFLMRPIGGWLFGTLADRLGRKRSMTLSVLLMSLGSLLIAVTPTYRQIGLLAPALLVLARLLQGLSVGGEYGVSATYLSEMATAHRRGFYSSFQYVTLIGGQLMALGIQLILQKLLLTEEQIHAWGWRIPFVIGALLSVIALYLRQHLDETRAFEEASQQRKKGSVGELLRHPKAVLTVVGLTSGVRWLFTPTPRTCKSFW is encoded by the coding sequence TTGACTTCCATTTCTAAACGTAGGCTTAAGGCCATCTTTGGCGGTTCCGTTGGTAATCTAGTGGAATGGTACGACTGGTATACTTACTCAGCTTTTGCCCTGTACTTTTCATCGGCCTTTTTTCCTTTGGGTGATCCTACCGCCCAACTACTGAATACGGCAGGGATTTTTGCCATTGGCTTTCTGATGCGGCCCATTGGGGGCTGGCTCTTTGGTACCCTGGCTGATCGTCTGGGGCGTAAACGTTCCATGACGCTCTCGGTCTTATTGATGTCCTTGGGTTCACTCCTCATTGCCGTCACTCCCACCTACCGGCAGATCGGACTGCTGGCTCCGGCCCTGCTGGTACTGGCCCGCTTGCTGCAGGGGCTTAGCGTGGGCGGCGAATATGGGGTATCAGCCACCTATTTGAGCGAAATGGCTACGGCCCATCGACGGGGCTTTTATTCGAGTTTCCAGTACGTGACGCTCATTGGTGGTCAGTTGATGGCATTGGGTATTCAGTTGATCTTACAAAAGCTTTTGCTTACGGAAGAACAAATTCACGCCTGGGGCTGGCGTATTCCTTTTGTGATTGGAGCCCTGCTTTCAGTGATTGCTCTGTACCTACGGCAACATCTGGATGAAACCCGAGCCTTTGAAGAGGCTTCCCAACAACGAAAAAAGGGGAGCGTAGGAGAATTGCTCCGACATCCGAAGGCCGTCCTGACCGTCGTTGGACTCACGTCAGGGGTACGCTGGCTTTTTACACCTACACCACGTACATGCAAAAGTTTCTGGTGA
- a CDS encoding putative quinol monooxygenase, protein MVNVALLVRLEAKPGKEQEVADFIQAALHLAEEETETISWYAIQISPSTFGIFDTFPHEKGRQAHLSGEIAEALIANAAELLASPPVIEQVNVLAAKMPHA, encoded by the coding sequence ATGGTAAATGTTGCTTTATTAGTTCGCCTGGAAGCAAAACCCGGAAAAGAGCAGGAAGTCGCTGATTTTATTCAGGCGGCTTTACATTTAGCGGAGGAAGAAACGGAAACGATCAGTTGGTACGCTATTCAAATCAGTCCATCAACCTTCGGGATTTTTGATACGTTCCCGCACGAAAAAGGTCGTCAGGCTCACTTATCGGGTGAAATCGCCGAGGCCCTGATCGCTAACGCGGCTGAACTACTGGCGAGTCCACCGGTTATTGAGCAGGTGAACGTACTGGCTGCTAAAATGCCGCACGCCTAA
- a CDS encoding DUF1697 domain-containing protein has translation MALFVSLLRGINVSGQKKIPMKELKALYEELPLSRVQTYIQSGNVIFETNQTNREILVEEIQQKILEKYGFQVSVLVRTLDELQEVIAKKPFPNPEESQSWYVTFLAKQPDPARIEALQKLDLQPEWFQLLAQEVYLSCPKGYGNTKLSNTFFETKLKVTATTRNWRTINELVRLMQE, from the coding sequence ATGGCTCTTTTTGTATCGTTACTTAGAGGAATTAATGTAAGCGGACAGAAGAAGATTCCCATGAAGGAATTGAAAGCCCTGTACGAAGAATTACCGCTGAGCCGAGTGCAAACGTACATCCAAAGCGGAAATGTCATCTTCGAAACAAATCAAACCAATCGCGAGATTCTGGTCGAAGAGATTCAGCAGAAGATTTTGGAGAAGTATGGCTTTCAAGTATCGGTACTCGTACGTACGCTGGATGAACTACAGGAGGTGATTGCTAAAAAGCCTTTTCCCAATCCAGAAGAGTCGCAGTCCTGGTACGTAACCTTCCTGGCTAAGCAACCTGATCCAGCTCGGATTGAAGCATTACAGAAGCTTGATCTACAGCCGGAATGGTTCCAGCTTTTAGCTCAGGAAGTTTATCTGAGCTGTCCCAAAGGCTACGGAAATACGAAGCTATCGAATACGTTTTTTGAAACGAAACTGAAAGTAACCGCGACCACCCGCAACTGGCGGACGATAAACGAACTCGTTCGGCTCATGCAGGAATAA
- a CDS encoding helix-turn-helix transcriptional regulator, giving the protein MNRIDRVTAILIQLQSRRIVKAQDIAERFGISLRTVYRDISTLCEAGVPILGEAGVGYSIMDGYRLPPVIFTKEEAMAFLTAEKLVEKLTDQSIRESYRSAMYKVRAVLKSTEKSLLEHMEQHIEIRHTSPSFLQETDNAFLNPILKSITDQRCLQVQYQAFGTEVPTQRIIEPIGIFFAYEHWHVIAFCRLRNDYRDFRVDRLVSVQPTALPFSTEHPVLKDYLNKITAQQKLHTIVIEVDREVLKYIDRQKFVYGFVEQMDRGEWIEMTFVSAWPDMFVRWFLLFAEKARIVSPVSLQEELRNRVFQLYQQLYPVSIDS; this is encoded by the coding sequence ATGAACCGTATCGATCGTGTAACGGCCATTCTAATTCAATTGCAATCCCGCCGCATTGTAAAAGCCCAGGACATTGCCGAACGTTTTGGGATCAGCCTCCGGACCGTTTACCGCGACATCAGTACCTTGTGCGAAGCGGGAGTACCTATCCTAGGCGAAGCGGGTGTGGGCTATTCCATCATGGATGGATACCGTCTGCCGCCGGTCATATTTACTAAAGAGGAAGCCATGGCCTTCCTGACCGCTGAAAAGCTGGTCGAAAAACTGACGGATCAATCCATTCGCGAAAGTTACCGATCGGCTATGTACAAGGTGCGGGCGGTACTAAAGAGTACCGAAAAATCACTGCTCGAACACATGGAGCAGCACATTGAAATCCGCCACACCTCTCCTTCCTTTCTACAAGAGACAGATAATGCCTTTTTAAATCCCATTCTGAAGAGCATTACCGATCAACGTTGTTTGCAAGTGCAGTACCAGGCTTTTGGTACGGAAGTACCGACGCAACGCATCATCGAACCCATTGGTATCTTCTTCGCCTACGAGCATTGGCATGTCATCGCATTCTGTCGCTTGCGGAATGATTACCGCGATTTCCGCGTCGATCGCCTCGTTTCCGTACAGCCCACTGCATTACCTTTCAGTACCGAGCATCCAGTACTAAAAGACTACCTCAATAAAATTACCGCCCAGCAAAAGTTGCATACCATTGTGATTGAAGTTGATCGGGAAGTACTGAAATACATTGACCGACAAAAATTCGTGTACGGCTTCGTTGAACAAATGGACCGGGGGGAATGGATTGAAATGACCTTCGTTTCGGCCTGGCCCGATATGTTCGTCCGCTGGTTTTTATTGTTTGCCGAAAAAGCCCGGATTGTTAGCCCAGTTTCTTTGCAGGAAGAACTTCGAAACCGTGTGTTCCAGCTATATCAGCAGCTGTATCCGGTGTCGATTGATTCATAA
- a CDS encoding L,D-transpeptidase family protein: MKRLSRISLSLILCTLILNLVSCKKKYEQASERTDEALNQELSDQEVHDHILQYARQNGIKTDAFDSPESSTFSLLAEIGFGHKPKYIKYIEQVQPIDSAAVRTAGWSIVQGVAVEDALKSLEPSYPAYQQLKKEYTRLMTEDNKLDSAQLVAESMNAYRWVHRQAKDATRLVLVNIRGAYLVGMDSSGKEALQMRVVAGKKDKATPPMDTYATQVITHPYWNVPRSIAVKEMLPKIQNNVAFLENNNIEVIDKKGNTVDPESVDWQALSVDRFPYRLRQDTGADNSLGLLKVELKNPLAIYLHDTNARYLFAKEQRWRSHGCVRVQRPTDLANFMAGKQLLESDSLDETGSEALPPTYYSLSPKVPVFLLYLGADINDKGQLVYYNDVYGWDKSEAISAR; encoded by the coding sequence ATGAAACGACTGTCGCGAATTAGCCTATCCTTGATCTTATGTACGCTGATACTGAATTTAGTTTCCTGTAAGAAAAAATACGAACAGGCTTCAGAGCGTACTGACGAAGCTCTGAATCAAGAGTTAAGCGATCAAGAAGTACACGATCATATTCTGCAATACGCCCGCCAGAACGGGATTAAAACCGATGCCTTTGACTCGCCCGAGAGCTCCACGTTCAGTTTACTGGCAGAGATCGGGTTTGGTCATAAACCTAAGTACATTAAATACATCGAACAGGTACAGCCCATTGATTCCGCCGCCGTTCGGACGGCAGGTTGGAGTATTGTTCAGGGAGTAGCCGTAGAAGACGCTTTAAAGTCATTGGAACCAAGTTATCCAGCGTACCAACAGTTGAAAAAAGAGTATACGCGATTAATGACGGAGGATAATAAGCTCGACAGTGCCCAGTTGGTGGCAGAATCCATGAATGCGTATCGCTGGGTACATCGTCAAGCTAAAGATGCTACCCGATTAGTACTAGTAAATATCCGTGGAGCGTATTTAGTTGGTATGGATTCGTCGGGTAAAGAAGCCTTGCAGATGCGGGTCGTAGCGGGTAAGAAAGATAAAGCTACGCCACCTATGGATACCTACGCCACACAAGTTATTACGCACCCGTACTGGAATGTGCCCCGAAGTATTGCCGTTAAAGAGATGTTGCCTAAGATCCAGAACAATGTAGCGTTTTTGGAAAACAACAACATTGAAGTCATCGACAAAAAAGGAAATACCGTAGATCCAGAGTCGGTTGATTGGCAAGCCTTGTCCGTAGATCGATTTCCCTATCGGCTTCGTCAGGATACCGGTGCGGATAATTCGCTGGGATTACTGAAGGTAGAACTGAAAAATCCGCTGGCCATTTACCTGCACGATACCAATGCCCGCTACCTGTTTGCCAAAGAGCAACGCTGGCGGAGTCATGGTTGCGTTCGGGTGCAACGACCAACGGATTTAGCCAATTTTATGGCTGGAAAACAATTATTAGAAAGCGATTCGCTGGATGAAACTGGATCAGAAGCGTTGCCTCCAACGTACTATTCTTTATCACCTAAAGTACCCGTCTTCTTACTGTACCTGGGAGCGGATATTAATGATAAAGGTCAGCTAGTGTATTACAATGACGTGTACGGATGGGATAAATCAGAAGCAATTTCCGCTCGATGA
- a CDS encoding murein L,D-transpeptidase catalytic domain family protein, producing MNKSLTLVAVTALVLALSFGFINPFSSFTTEKKAPIVATKTIAPEQEWVSLYESLKLDSLGLSSEAFHYAWYGFQQMKLEQPVIAIADFSQSSRNKRLYVIDLLKKELIYNTYVAHGMNSGQEFAQRFSNNDSSHQSSLGFYRTLGTYQGKHGLSLKLEGLEKGINDHVYSRAIVMHGADYVSESFIKQTGRLGRSQGCPAVSYADHKILINLLKGGAGLFLYSNNESYLKQSHLLAGIGQTDHRAEIASDLSHPYTSL from the coding sequence ATGAACAAGTCCCTAACGTTAGTGGCCGTGACGGCCCTAGTACTTGCGTTATCCTTTGGATTTATCAACCCATTTTCTTCCTTTACTACTGAGAAAAAAGCTCCCATTGTAGCTACCAAGACGATTGCTCCTGAACAGGAATGGGTTAGTCTGTATGAATCGCTAAAATTAGATTCTTTGGGTTTATCCTCTGAAGCATTCCATTACGCCTGGTACGGTTTTCAGCAAATGAAACTCGAACAGCCCGTGATCGCCATTGCTGATTTTAGCCAGTCTTCCCGTAACAAACGGTTATACGTAATCGATTTGCTAAAAAAGGAACTCATTTATAATACCTACGTGGCTCATGGTATGAATTCGGGTCAGGAATTCGCTCAGCGGTTTTCTAACAACGATTCCTCACACCAATCTAGTCTGGGTTTTTACCGGACTTTGGGCACGTATCAGGGCAAACATGGCCTTTCGCTTAAACTGGAAGGCCTGGAAAAAGGTATCAACGATCACGTTTACAGCCGGGCTATTGTGATGCACGGAGCTGATTACGTAAGCGAGTCTTTTATTAAGCAAACGGGCCGGTTGGGCCGTAGCCAGGGTTGCCCAGCCGTTTCGTACGCTGATCATAAAATTTTGATCAACTTATTGAAAGGCGGAGCAGGCTTGTTTTTGTACTCAAATAATGAGAGTTACCTAAAACAATCTCACCTGCTGGCAGGCATTGGTCAAACGGATCATCGAGCGGAAATTGCTTCTGATTTATCCCATCCGTACACGTCATTGTAA
- a CDS encoding hydroxypyruvate isomerase family protein, with translation MLRRTFVKNLSAAAGVAALGGLSRVTAAPPKNTFKLRYAPHLGMFDNLGGKDLYKQIEFMADQGFRALEDNGMTGRPAEEQTKMGDLLNKLGMEMGVFVLHKGGNGANTLAAGKKEHLDIFLKGCQNAIEVAKRCRTKYTTVVPGDFQRNLPMGIQTGNVIDALRRGAEMLEPHGLIMVLEPLSDTPDLYLRTSDQTYEICRAVNSPSCKILFDIYHMQKNEGHIIPHIDWAWNEIGYFQMGDNPGRNEPGSGEINYQNIFKHIYKKMKATNRDFIFGMEHGISVGGAEGEKKLIEAYKWADNFTV, from the coding sequence ATGCTACGTCGAACGTTCGTTAAGAATTTATCTGCCGCCGCCGGAGTGGCGGCTTTAGGCGGTTTATCGCGGGTAACTGCTGCTCCCCCCAAAAATACGTTTAAGCTCAGGTACGCTCCGCACTTAGGGATGTTTGATAACCTAGGGGGCAAAGACCTATACAAACAGATTGAGTTTATGGCCGACCAGGGCTTCAGGGCTTTGGAGGACAACGGTATGACGGGCCGCCCGGCCGAAGAGCAAACCAAAATGGGGGATTTGCTCAATAAGCTAGGTATGGAAATGGGCGTGTTTGTCCTGCACAAAGGGGGCAATGGAGCCAACACCCTGGCTGCGGGCAAGAAAGAACACCTGGATATTTTCCTAAAGGGTTGTCAGAATGCCATTGAAGTAGCCAAGCGTTGCCGTACGAAATACACGACAGTAGTACCGGGCGATTTTCAGCGTAATCTTCCTATGGGTATCCAGACGGGTAACGTGATCGATGCCTTACGTCGGGGCGCCGAAATGCTCGAACCGCACGGATTGATTATGGTACTGGAGCCCTTGAGCGATACACCCGATCTGTATCTGAGAACTTCCGACCAGACGTACGAAATCTGCCGGGCTGTCAATAGTCCTTCCTGCAAAATTTTGTTTGACATTTACCACATGCAGAAAAACGAAGGGCATATTATTCCGCACATCGACTGGGCCTGGAATGAAATCGGATACTTCCAGATGGGCGACAACCCCGGCCGCAACGAACCCGGCTCCGGTGAAATCAATTACCAGAATATCTTCAAGCACATCTACAAAAAAATGAAAGCAACCAATCGGGATTTCATTTTCGGTATGGAACACGGCATTTCGGTAGGGGGAGCGGAAGGCGAGAAGAAGCTGATTGAAGCCTATAAATGGGCCGATAATTTTACGGTATAA
- a CDS encoding DNA polymerase Y family protein, translating into MNEFSIPPGAAVLFVDMNSFFASCEQQDNFYLRGRPVAVCVYTGEYGCVIAPSIEAKKRGIKLGMRLNEAVRLCPELVPLTTTPDKYRDYHTKIMQILRRFSDQVIPRSIDEAIVILSNHRLIYHDLEPVARAIKKAIHQEVGDYLQCSIGIAPNAFLAKLGSDLIKPNGLTVISPGNIDLILSQLELTDLPGIGHGMAQRLQKAGIETPLQLRYADPEFLRAACRSIVGWHWHLRLNFYEVDTEYTSAYKSMQAMRQLSRSQRRSPEILQQILFMLCQTLERRTVQQSVFCKTAHFWAKYEEGRTYQDDMQFQTPVQDGVALFNLVLKRAQTKAQWNHSSESLFNSGLVALGIGVHQFIPDQLVQYQLFEDNVRKDKLRKVYYELRDKHGSRKVMRGAEVSENPPLQDVIGFGSVKDLYGRITPDWMSE; encoded by the coding sequence ATGAACGAATTCAGTATACCTCCTGGAGCGGCCGTACTGTTCGTGGATATGAACAGTTTTTTTGCCAGTTGTGAACAGCAGGACAATTTCTACCTGCGGGGACGACCTGTGGCGGTATGCGTGTATACGGGTGAATACGGCTGTGTCATTGCTCCCTCCATCGAGGCAAAAAAACGTGGGATTAAGTTAGGGATGCGATTGAATGAAGCCGTACGCCTGTGTCCGGAACTAGTGCCACTCACGACTACGCCGGACAAGTACCGTGACTACCACACGAAGATTATGCAGATACTACGCCGGTTTTCGGATCAGGTTATCCCCCGGAGTATCGACGAAGCCATCGTCATTTTAAGTAATCATCGACTTATCTACCACGATCTCGAACCCGTAGCCCGGGCCATTAAAAAAGCCATTCATCAGGAAGTAGGCGATTATCTACAGTGTTCGATTGGCATTGCCCCTAATGCATTTCTGGCCAAACTGGGTTCGGATTTAATCAAGCCGAATGGACTAACGGTTATTTCTCCTGGTAACATTGATTTAATTCTCAGTCAGCTTGAACTGACGGATTTGCCCGGTATCGGTCACGGCATGGCCCAACGTCTACAAAAGGCCGGGATTGAAACGCCCCTCCAGCTTCGCTACGCGGATCCGGAGTTTTTGCGGGCGGCCTGTCGCAGTATTGTAGGCTGGCACTGGCATCTGCGACTTAATTTCTACGAAGTCGATACCGAGTACACTTCTGCTTACAAGAGCATGCAGGCTATGCGGCAGCTCTCACGCAGCCAGCGGCGGTCGCCTGAGATCTTGCAGCAGATTCTGTTTATGCTTTGCCAGACCTTGGAGCGTCGGACGGTACAGCAAAGCGTCTTCTGTAAAACGGCCCATTTCTGGGCTAAATACGAGGAAGGCCGAACCTATCAGGATGATATGCAATTTCAAACGCCCGTGCAGGATGGTGTAGCTTTATTTAATCTAGTACTGAAACGGGCTCAAACCAAGGCCCAGTGGAATCACTCCTCCGAATCGCTGTTCAATTCCGGATTGGTAGCCCTCGGAATTGGCGTACATCAGTTTATTCCCGATCAGTTGGTGCAGTATCAGTTGTTTGAAGACAACGTGCGAAAGGATAAACTCCGGAAAGTATACTACGAACTTCGCGATAAACACGGGTCCCGAAAAGTCATGCGGGGAGCTGAAGTTTCCGAGAACCCACCCCTGCAGGATGTCATTGGTTTTGGTTCCGTAAAAGACCTCTACGGTAGAATCACACCCGACTGGATGAGCGAGTGA
- a CDS encoding aldo/keto reductase, protein MNYRRFGRTDWKVSEMGYGMWGLAGWTGSDIEEVNRSLDRSVELGCNFFDTAWGYGAGKSEEILGELLKRNPEKRLYAATKIPPKNFKWPSKPDYTLSECFPAEHIIEYTEKSLKNLKVEQIDLQQFHVWEDAWADQDDWKEVVEKLTKEGKVAHWGISVNRWEPDNVLQTLRTGLISSVQVIYNIFDQAPEDNLFPLCKELDVAVIARVPFDEGTLTGNLTKDTTFPADDWRSTYFVPENLNASVDHAEALKPLIPEGMNLPEMALRFILSNPDVGTIIPGMRKIRNVEANMATADGKGLSTELLDELKNHRWDRTPTEWSQ, encoded by the coding sequence ATGAATTACCGCAGATTTGGCCGTACCGACTGGAAGGTTTCCGAGATGGGTTACGGCATGTGGGGGCTCGCGGGCTGGACGGGTTCCGATATTGAAGAAGTGAATCGCTCGCTGGATCGCTCGGTAGAATTAGGCTGCAACTTTTTCGATACCGCCTGGGGATACGGAGCAGGTAAAAGCGAAGAAATTTTAGGGGAGTTGTTGAAACGAAACCCCGAAAAACGATTGTACGCAGCTACGAAAATTCCACCCAAAAACTTCAAGTGGCCTTCCAAACCGGACTATACGCTGAGTGAATGCTTTCCGGCCGAACACATCATTGAATACACCGAAAAAAGTCTGAAAAACCTGAAGGTTGAACAGATTGACCTGCAACAGTTTCACGTCTGGGAAGACGCCTGGGCTGATCAGGATGACTGGAAAGAAGTCGTTGAAAAACTGACAAAAGAGGGGAAAGTGGCTCATTGGGGCATTTCGGTGAATCGTTGGGAGCCGGATAACGTACTGCAAACCCTGCGTACGGGATTGATTTCATCGGTACAGGTGATTTATAACATTTTCGATCAGGCTCCGGAAGATAACCTGTTTCCGCTTTGTAAGGAACTTGACGTCGCTGTAATCGCTCGGGTACCTTTCGATGAAGGCACCCTAACGGGTAATCTGACCAAGGATACTACGTTCCCGGCAGACGACTGGCGTTCGACCTACTTCGTTCCCGAAAACCTGAATGCCAGCGTCGATCACGCCGAAGCATTGAAACCGTTGATCCCGGAAGGAATGAACCTGCCCGAAATGGCTTTACGCTTTATCTTGAGCAATCCCGACGTTGGAACGATCATTCCGGGGATGCGAAAAATCCGTAATGTCGAAGCTAATATGGCTACTGCCGATGGCAAAGGCCTTTCTACGGAATTACTGGACGAACTCAAAAATCACCGCTGGGACCGTACGCCTACGGAGTGGAGTCAATAG
- a CDS encoding sugar kinase has translation MKKVVTFGEVMLRLSTPGFARFVQTTSLNVNFGGGEANVAAALAYLGIPASHVTRFPDNDWGYAAAAAYRRYGVETQDIVYGGDRIGTYFLETGAMMRASRIIYDRTNSAFAQLDPKELDWERILADAQWFHFTGIAPAISEGAAQACRDAIAVANRMGITVSADVNSRKNLWKWGSTAAEVMTELTAGCDVIVCGKGDAEELFDITPKTQEKGFIAVCRQIQEKFPRVKKIINTKRGSLSASHNTLQGRCWNGEDLVQTMTHEMVPMVDRIGGGDAFLAGFIYGQIQGFSDQKSIDFATAASALKHSIEGDFNLASVAEIETVMSGDTSGRLSR, from the coding sequence ATGAAAAAAGTTGTCACTTTTGGCGAGGTTATGCTCCGGCTCAGTACGCCGGGCTTCGCCCGTTTTGTTCAGACTACAAGTCTAAATGTGAATTTCGGTGGTGGAGAAGCCAACGTGGCAGCCGCTCTGGCGTACCTCGGCATTCCCGCCAGTCACGTAACCCGGTTTCCCGATAACGATTGGGGATACGCCGCTGCGGCGGCCTACCGTCGGTATGGCGTGGAAACGCAGGATATTGTATACGGCGGAGATCGTATTGGTACTTATTTCCTGGAAACCGGAGCCATGATGCGGGCCAGCCGTATCATTTACGATCGTACGAATTCAGCCTTTGCTCAGCTTGACCCGAAGGAACTCGATTGGGAGCGTATCCTGGCGGATGCTCAGTGGTTTCACTTTACGGGTATTGCCCCGGCGATTTCCGAAGGAGCTGCTCAGGCCTGTCGCGATGCCATTGCCGTAGCGAATCGGATGGGGATTACGGTTTCGGCAGATGTCAATTCCCGGAAAAACCTCTGGAAATGGGGCTCTACCGCGGCTGAAGTCATGACGGAGCTAACGGCCGGTTGCGATGTAATTGTTTGTGGAAAAGGCGACGCGGAGGAGTTATTTGACATTACGCCCAAAACGCAGGAAAAAGGCTTTATTGCCGTTTGCCGGCAGATTCAGGAGAAGTTTCCCCGCGTCAAAAAGATCATCAATACCAAACGGGGCTCCCTTTCGGCTTCGCACAACACCCTGCAGGGACGTTGCTGGAATGGCGAAGACCTCGTACAGACCATGACGCACGAGATGGTACCGATGGTGGACCGGATCGGTGGGGGAGATGCTTTCCTGGCGGGGTTCATTTACGGGCAAATTCAAGGCTTTTCCGATCAGAAATCCATCGATTTTGCGACGGCGGCTTCCGCATTAAAACACAGCATCGAAGGCGATTTCAATCTGGCCTCCGTAGCCGAAATCGAAACCGTCATGAGCGGCGATACGAGCGGACGGCTGAGTCGATAG
- a CDS encoding bifunctional 4-hydroxy-2-oxoglutarate aldolase/2-dehydro-3-deoxy-phosphogluconate aldolase, with amino-acid sequence MASFTRLQVYQTLLENPIMPIFHHNDLEVAKKILTACYEGGIRICEFTNRGDYAHETYSELRKFGKKNFPDLVVGAGTIVDAASATLFIQLGADFVVAPVLHQDVAITCNRRKIAWMPGCFTLSEISKAEEWGAEIVKLFPGQASSPDFVKAIKGPMPWTDIVVTGGVEPTEASLKSWFDAGARGVGIGSQLFPKSLVEANEWQAIADKITEAVRVAKSLKA; translated from the coding sequence ATGGCAAGTTTCACTCGTTTGCAGGTTTATCAAACCTTACTGGAAAATCCGATTATGCCGATTTTCCACCATAATGATTTAGAAGTAGCGAAGAAAATACTGACGGCCTGCTACGAAGGGGGAATTCGGATTTGTGAATTCACGAACCGTGGTGATTACGCTCATGAAACGTACTCCGAACTGCGGAAATTTGGTAAGAAAAACTTCCCTGATCTAGTTGTAGGAGCGGGTACCATTGTGGATGCGGCTTCGGCTACGCTGTTCATTCAGCTAGGGGCGGATTTTGTAGTAGCTCCGGTATTACATCAGGATGTGGCTATTACCTGTAACCGCCGGAAAATTGCCTGGATGCCGGGTTGCTTTACCCTTTCAGAAATCTCCAAAGCCGAAGAGTGGGGAGCGGAAATTGTCAAGTTATTTCCCGGCCAAGCGTCCTCACCCGATTTTGTGAAAGCCATCAAAGGCCCTATGCCCTGGACGGATATTGTGGTAACGGGCGGCGTAGAACCCACCGAAGCTAGCCTAAAAAGCTGGTTCGATGCAGGGGCACGCGGTGTCGGAATTGGTTCACAGCTTTTCCCCAAATCACTGGTAGAAGCGAATGAATGGCAGGCTATTGCCGATAAAATTACGGAAGCCGTTCGCGTAGCGAAATCCCTGAAGGCATAA